The following is a genomic window from Hyphomicrobiales bacterium.
CGTAGTCATAGACGTGACCGGCGACCTCACCGTCATCGGCAGCCTCGACATTGGCCGGGATGATCTGCTGGGCCGTCGGGACCTGGGCAATGACCGAGCGGAAACGCGAGAAGAACAGCGTCGCCACGTCGAACTTGCCTTCGTGGAACAGGTTGATGACCTTCTGCGCGATCTGTTCGGCATGCTCGAAGCCAAGCACCCGTACCGAGCGCAGCTCGACGAGCTCGATGATGTCCTTGGCGAAGTTCCGGCGCAGCTGATCATAGCCCTTCTTGCCGACGCAGAAGAACTTCACGCGCTTGCCTTGGGCGATCAGCGCATTGGCGCGCTCGCGGGCCAGGCGGACGATGGCAGAGTTGAAAGCGCCGCACAGACCGCGTTCGCCGGTGCAGACGACGAGCAGATGCGTCTCGGTCTGACCCGTGCCGACCAAGAGGCGGGGCGCACCCTCGCGGGAGGGCATCGCATTCGCCAGATTGGCCAGGACGTGAGACATGCGCTGCCCATAGGGGCGGGCGGCCTCGGCGGCCATCTGGGCACGACGGAGCTTCGCCGCGGCCACCATCTGCATGGCCTTGGTGATCTTCTGCGTCGCCTTCACGGAAGCGATGCGGTTGCGAAGGTCTTTTAAGCTCGGCATCAGGACCTACCCTCTCCCCATACGGGGGAGAGCTGGAGAGGGGATGAAGCGCAAACGAAGGAGAGATCGGCATCTGCCTTTCTCTCCCCGCCCGCTCCCGCAAGAGGAGACGGGCTTCTCGCGAATGCGCCCAGCGTCAACGCGGACAGGCTGTTACGCAAACGTCTTGGCAACGTCCTCGACCGCAGCCTTGAGCTTGCCGGCGGTGTCGTCGGAGAGATCCCTGGAGGTGCGGATCGCTTCGAGAATCTCCGGATGCTTGGTGCGCACCGCGCCGAGCAGCGCTTCCTCGAAGCCGCGCACGCGGTTGACCGGCAGCGGATCGAGATAGCCGTTCACGCCGGCGTAGATCACAACGACCTGCTCTTCCATGGTGAGCGGGGAGAACTGGCCCTGCTTCAGGAGCTCGGTCAGGCGCGCGCCGCGGTTCAGGAGCCTCTGGGTGGTCGCGTCGAGGTCCGAGCCGAACTGGGCGAAGGCGGCCATTTCGCGATACTGGGCGAGCTCGCCCTTGATCTTGCCGGCAACCTTCTTCATCGCCTTCGTCTGCGCCGAGGAGCCGACGCGCGACACGGACAGACCGACGTTCACCGCCGGGCGGATGCCCTGGTAGAAGAGGTCCGTCTCAAGGAAGATCTGGCCGTCGGTGATCGAGATCACGTTGGTCGGGATGTACGCCGACACGTCGTTGGCCTGGGTCTCGATGACCGGCAGCGCCGTCAGCGACCCCTTGCCGCTCGCGTCGCTCATCTTGGCGGCGCGCTCGAGCAGGCGGGAGTGCAGGTAGAACACGTCGCCCGGGTAAGCCTCGCGGCCCGGCGGGCGGCGCAGCAGGAGCGACATCTGGCGGTAGGCGACGGCCTGTTTCGACAGGTCGTCATAGATGATCACGGCATGCATGCCGTTGTCGCGGAAGAACTCGCCCATGGCGCAGCCGGCGAAGGGTGCCAGGAACTGCATCGGGGCGGGGTCGGACGCGGTGGCCGCCACGACGATCGAGTACTCGAGAGCGCCCTGCTCCTCGAGAACCTTCACGAACTGGGCGACGGTGGAGCGCTTCTGGCCGATGGCGACATAGACGCAGTAGAGCTTCTGCTGCTCATCGGCGCCGGCGACATTGAGCGACTTCTGGTTGAGGATGGTGTCGAGCGCAACGGCGGTCTTGCCGGTCTGGCGGTCACCGATGATGAGCTCGCGCTGGCCACGGCCGATCGGGATCAGGGCGTCGATCGCCTTGAGGCCGGTCGCCATCGGCTCATGCACGGACTTGCGCGGAATGATGCCCGGCGCCTTCACGTCGACCTGGCGGCGCTCGGTGGACTCGATCGGGCCCTTGCCGTCGATCGGCTTGCCGAGGGCGTCGACGACACGGCCGAGGAGGCCCTTGCCGACGGGAACGTCCACGATGGCGCCCGTGCGCTTCACGGTCTGGCCTTCGGCGATCTCACGGTCGGAACCGAAGATCACGACGCCGACGTTGTCCGTCTCGAGGTTGAGCGCCATGCCGCGCACACCCGATTCGAACTCCACCATTTCACCGGCCTGGACGTTGTCGAGGCCGTAGCAACGGGCGATACCGTCACCAACCGAGAGGACTTGTCCGACCTCGGTGACCTCGGCCTCCTGGCCGAAGTTCTTGATTTGCTCTTTGAGGATTGCGGTAATTTCCGCGGCGCGGATGTCCATCAGCCGACCTCTTTCAACGCGATACGGATCGAATTCAGTTTGGAGCGCAGGCTGGCATCGATCATACGGCTGCCGAGCTTGACGATGAGACCGCCGATGATGGCGGGATTAATCTTGACGTTGAGCGCGATGTTGCCACCGGCGACGTCCTTCAACGCGGCCTCGATATCGGCCAGCATCTTGGGAGAAGGCTGTTCCGCCAGCGTCACTTCTGCGCGGACGATGCCCTTCTTGTCGGCGACGAGGCTCTTGTAACCCTCGATCATGCCCGGAAGGGCGAACAGCCGACGTTTCGACGCAACGAGGCGAATGAAATTCGCCGTGAGGCCGCCGATACCGGCTTTGGCGAGAATGGCCGTAACGGCCCTCTCCTGCTCCTCGGCGGAGAACACGGGGCTCTTGACCAAGCGGACGAGGTCAGGGCTCTCCGCGATCAGACCATTGAATCGGTCGAGGTCGGCACCGACGGCATCCACCGCCTTTGCTTCCTCTGCGAGATCGAGCAACGCCTTTGCGTAGCGCTCCGCGACACCCGACACCATTGCACCCCCGTTAGCCACCGGGCCTCTCTTTCGTCTCAAGGGCGACGTCGTCACCGATTGCTCGGCGGCGCCTAACCCTGTTTGGCTATCTTCTGATAGGGTTGGGACAAGCTGAACCCTTATCCCAAGACGGGGGTGCACTAACATATGGATGCGGGCTGTGCAACCGAGCCCGGCAGACTTTCGCCGCCTTTGCGTGGTCGCGCCAGCGTGAGTCGAAACTTGGTGAATGGCGGTGCGCCCGCCAGGTCGGCTCTGACGCGCCCGCGACGTCACGTTGGCGGCGCGTTCCGACCGTGGAGTGCCTCCCGCCGCGGACTGTGCTAATCCTTTGCCTTTGGTGATTTGGGCAGGAGGGCTGGTGGATGCCGCGCGCGGAACGCATTGCCGGGATGAAGGACGACGCCGTTGCGTGGCGGCGGGACCTGCATGCGCATCCCGAGTTGCTCTATGAGGTCGCGCGGACGGCCAGCGTCGTCGCTGACAAGCTGCGCAGCTTCGGTTGTGACGAGGTTGTGACCGGCATCGGCCGCACGGGGGTCGTGGGGATCATTCGCGGGAAGGGCGCCGGGCCGGTGATCGGCCTCAGGGCTGACATGGATGCGCTCCCCATCGAGGAGGAGACCAATCTTCCCTATCGCTCGACGGCACCGGGCCTGATGCATGCCTGCGGCCATGACGGCCATACCGCCATGCTTCTCGGGGCGGCGCGTTATCTCGCCGAGACACGCGACTTCGCGGGAACGGCGGTGGTCATCTTCCAGCCGGCGGAAGAGGGCGGGGCTGGCGCCAAGGCGATGCTCGACGACGGTCTCCTGGACCGCTTCGGCATCCAGGAGGTCTATGGCATGCATAACATGCCGGGCATGGTCCCCGGCAGTTTCGCGATCCGGTCCGGCGCCATGCTGGCGGCCGCGGATCGCTTCCGCATCGTCATCGAGGGGAAGGGCAGCCACGCCGCCCATCCGCATGAGGGCGTCGACAGCGTCGTCGTGGCCAGCCAGCTGGTGCTGGCGCTGCAGTCCATCGTCGCGCGCAATGTGGATCCATTGAGGAACGCCGTTGTCTCGGTGACGACCATCAACGGTGGCGATGCCTTCAACGTGCTGCCACAGCGTGTGACGCTGACCGGCACGGTCCGGACGCTGGATCCTGCCGTCCGCGATCTCTGCGAGGAGCGGCTGACGGCCCTGGCGCGGGCCATTCCGGCCGCATTCGGGGCGACAGCCGAGGTCGAGTTCTGGCGCGGTTATCCCGTCACCATGAACGATCCGGATGCGGCGCGCTTCGCGGCCGATGTCGCTGAGGGCGTATCGCGCACCGGTCAAGTCGATACAGGCATCCAGCCGATCATGGGGGCCGAGGACTTCTCCTATATGCTCGAGGAGCGGCCCGGCGCCTTCATCTTCATCGGCAATGGCGACAGCGCCGGGCTTCATCATCCGCGCTATAATTTCAACGACGAGATCGTAACGACCGGCATCGCCTATTGGGCGAGCCTCGTCGAGACGCGTTGCGCCACCCAGGCCTGACGCGCCTGCCCTGACGCAAGGGCCGCCAAGTCGGCTGTGTTGGAGCATATAGTCAGATATCAGATAATGAGCATCGGCATCGCCGGGCGTCTGTTTAGGACGCCTGGTTGCGGGTCTTTTTGGCGGAGCGATGCGCGTGGTTGCCGGTAATTTCGGCCGAGCAAAGATAGCCTGAACGCAGGTGCGCAGCAGGCCGGGCCCTGCGGAAGATGCGAAAACGCTCTCACCGATTCCGTGGACACCCGGCAAGGCTGTTCAGATTTTCGCTGGCATCGGGTGCATTTGAGATAGTATTCATATTTATTGATGAATTTGTTTGTATTATCTATCTAAGTATCAGAAGTTACTGCTCTGATTTATGTTATAAAATTAAAATCTACTCAAATATAGTATATCACCGAAAGAATTATGTATGAGTCTATATTCCACACGCGATGTTTCACGCGAGGGAATGCTATGAATCAAGTATCTGATTTTAGTAGAGTTAAGCGCGAGGAAATAGAAAATCTTGCCGCTGTTGATCCGGAATATGCAAAAGAGCTCGAGGCGGCGCACGCAAGAGCACTAGAGAGGAAAAAGGCCGCGCAGGCTGAAGTCGAGGCGGCTCAGAAGCTGGCAGCGGAGCAGAAGACGCAGGCCGAAGCCGAGGCGGCGCAGAAGCTGGCGGACGCGCAGAAGGCGCAGGCCGAAGCCGAGGCGGCGCAGAAGCTGGCAGTGGAGCAGAAGACGCAGGCCGAAGCCGAGGCGGCTCAGAAGCTGGCAGCGGAGCAGAAGGCGCGGGCCGAAGCCGAGGCGGCTCAGAAGCTGGCAGCGGAGCAGAAGGCGCAGGCTGAAGCCGAGGCGGCTCAGAAGCTGGCAGCGGAGCAGAAGGCGCAGGCCGAAGCCGAGGCGGCTCAGAAGCTGGCAGCGGAGCAGAAGGCGCGGGCCGAAGCCGAGGCGGCTCAGAAGCTGGCAGCGGAGCAGAAGGCGCAGGCTGAAGCCGAGGCGGCTCAGAAGCTGGCAGCGGAGCAGAAGGCGCAGGCTGAAGCCGAGGCGGCTCAGAAGCTGGCAGCGGAGCAGAAGGCGCAGGCCGAAGCCGAGGCGGCGCAGAAGCTGGCGGACGCGCAGAAGGCTGAGGTGGCCGCACCC
Proteins encoded in this region:
- the atpG gene encoding ATP synthase gamma chain, with product MPSLKDLRNRIASVKATQKITKAMQMVAAAKLRRAQMAAEAARPYGQRMSHVLANLANAMPSREGAPRLLVGTGQTETHLLVVCTGERGLCGAFNSAIVRLARERANALIAQGKRVKFFCVGKKGYDQLRRNFAKDIIELVELRSVRVLGFEHAEQIAQKVINLFHEGKFDVATLFFSRFRSVIAQVPTAQQIIPANVEAADDGEVAGHVYDYEPDEEEILATLLPRNLAVQVFGALLENNASFYGAQMSAMDNATRNAGEMIKKQTQLYNRSRQAMITKELIEIISGAEAV
- the atpA gene encoding ATP synthase F1 complex subunit alpha, which gives rise to MDIRAAEITAILKEQIKNFGQEAEVTEVGQVLSVGDGIARCYGLDNVQAGEMVEFESGVRGMALNLETDNVGVVIFGSDREIAEGQTVKRTGAIVDVPVGKGLLGRVVDALGKPIDGKGPIESTERRQVDVKAPGIIPRKSVHEPMATGLKAIDALIPIGRGQRELIIGDRQTGKTAVALDTILNQKSLNVAGADEQQKLYCVYVAIGQKRSTVAQFVKVLEEQGALEYSIVVAATASDPAPMQFLAPFAGCAMGEFFRDNGMHAVIIYDDLSKQAVAYRQMSLLLRRPPGREAYPGDVFYLHSRLLERAAKMSDASGKGSLTALPVIETQANDVSAYIPTNVISITDGQIFLETDLFYQGIRPAVNVGLSVSRVGSSAQTKAMKKVAGKIKGELAQYREMAAFAQFGSDLDATTQRLLNRGARLTELLKQGQFSPLTMEEQVVVIYAGVNGYLDPLPVNRVRGFEEALLGAVRTKHPEILEAIRTSRDLSDDTAGKLKAAVEDVAKTFA
- the atpH gene encoding ATP synthase subunit delta → MVSGVAERYAKALLDLAEEAKAVDAVGADLDRFNGLIAESPDLVRLVKSPVFSAEEQERAVTAILAKAGIGGLTANFIRLVASKRRLFALPGMIEGYKSLVADKKGIVRAEVTLAEQPSPKMLADIEAALKDVAGGNIALNVKINPAIIGGLIVKLGSRMIDASLRSKLNSIRIALKEVG
- the hipO gene encoding Hippurate hydrolase; its protein translation is MPRAERIAGMKDDAVAWRRDLHAHPELLYEVARTASVVADKLRSFGCDEVVTGIGRTGVVGIIRGKGAGPVIGLRADMDALPIEEETNLPYRSTAPGLMHACGHDGHTAMLLGAARYLAETRDFAGTAVVIFQPAEEGGAGAKAMLDDGLLDRFGIQEVYGMHNMPGMVPGSFAIRSGAMLAAADRFRIVIEGKGSHAAHPHEGVDSVVVASQLVLALQSIVARNVDPLRNAVVSVTTINGGDAFNVLPQRVTLTGTVRTLDPAVRDLCEERLTALARAIPAAFGATAEVEFWRGYPVTMNDPDAARFAADVAEGVSRTGQVDTGIQPIMGAEDFSYMLEERPGAFIFIGNGDSAGLHHPRYNFNDEIVTTGIAYWASLVETRCATQA